One Rosa chinensis cultivar Old Blush chromosome 5, RchiOBHm-V2, whole genome shotgun sequence genomic region harbors:
- the LOC112202275 gene encoding uncharacterized protein LOC112202275: MAEMKDCHHHVVEIPVDEEHQQKLSSSMTIISAIQHHPLMEISESPGHLLLLKLWRREEDLFGRRIARRETRMDLIRREIFQLCCFFLIFHAFFLTILFTSSVNSEKGSCQKWWIPSILSVSTSVVFVVLVQVNLWRYWKVWGQLQREKIENRALVRCIQELRMKGASFDLSKEPQSGKRLKSSSVEIKWKPITWCSQNLITICLVCFAGLVFPASKLMLCSGF; the protein is encoded by the exons ATGGCTGAAATGAAAGATTGCCACCACCACGTAGTGGAAATCCCGGTGGACGAAGAGCACCAACAGAAGCTCTCGTCCTCCATGACCATCATTTCGGCAATCCAACACCACCCATTGATGGAAATCTCCGAGAGCCCCGGCCATTTGCTTCTTCTCAAGCTCTGGCGAAGAGAAGAAGACCTCTTCGGCCGGCGGATCGCTCGGAGGGAGACCCGAATGGATCTCATCCGCCGCGAAATCTTTCAACTGTGTTgcttcttcttgatatttcatGCCTTTTTCTTGACCATCTTGTTCACTTCTTCTGTAAACTCCGAGAAGGGGAGTTGCCAGAAGTGGTGGATTCCGAGCATTCTTTCGGTTTCGACTTCTGTTGTGTTTGTGGTTCTTGTGCAGGTGAATCTGTGGAGGTACTGGAAGGTGTGGGGGCAGTTGCAGAGGGAGAAAATTGAGAATCGAGCTCTGGTGAGGTGTATACAGGAGTTGAGGATGAAGGGAGCGAGCTTTGATCTGTCCAAGGAGCCGCAGAGTGGGAAGAGGTTGAAGAGCTCGAGTGTCGAGATCAAGTGGAAGCCGATCACTTGGTGCTCGCAGaacttgatcaccatctgcCTTGTTTGCTTTGCAG GTTTGGTGTTTCCTGCATCCAAATTAATGCTTTGCAGCGGCTTCTGA